The Salvia miltiorrhiza cultivar Shanhuang (shh) chromosome 1, IMPLAD_Smil_shh, whole genome shotgun sequence genome has a window encoding:
- the LOC131008766 gene encoding uncharacterized protein LOC131008766, with protein sequence MRTHSLSSSYQLYYLATNLFGRETKCGLATDDDVEALLATADYPMVYVEHYNGPIEEEAYIPTFDFTEPSGHVDEAQCSQYETLYYHHTSFHGVQSSPPRQYFTWDGQPLDESAWNQTERLNEVCGRLNNVRTDDEPEHEAEGSVASGDDDDSEEDDEEFDPALEVGTASDASEDLLDDDLIDFTEIERAGWIQQSTTRDGDPTAETGDLTNWLVPLIPVDASASLVARESDPSRVDDLQKNSFYNSKDDLIIAVGLWNMKRGTETKVVRSDPGRVYFSCKHSDNCNFDLRASSHERGMWRVHKLKEHSCEGDLHTAKKIKAHSKVVAAFVANRIRDDGEVIKPKSIMAELVRDFGIKIKYDVALRARNLGMEMIYGRVDDSFLLLPRYLYALKEANPGTLYGLEVDIDCRFKHLFVALAASISPFYFYLRPVIVVDGTHLKGKNSGILFVAVTKDGNEVVFPLAIGVGPIENDESWKWFMSHLRDQGLRPGVAELFRQAAYAYEESDYTRAMSAMAALKPKAYEKLLRVGPEKWARSQCPVSRYSFLTSNAAESFNARLLWARRLPICSMLEVVRLVIEQWFNDRLAAAQESDENLTPEAKQKLSAELVKSRRYTAKRTTERKYRVRASGRHYMVDLQKQSCDATNSTWTRCRVLMRLQPLLRRTSQWRITCTLTTGTVH encoded by the exons ATGAGGACACATTCGTTGAGCTCGAGCtaccaattgtattatttggcgaccaatctaTTTGGTAGGGAGACGAAATGTGGCTTGGCCACAGACGATGACGTGGAAGCCTTGTTGGCAACTGCCGActatcccatggtgtacgttgagcactACAACGGTCCGATTGAAGAAGAAGCctacatccctacttttgattttACTGAACCTTCGGGACACGTAGATGAAGCACAATGCAGTCAGTATGAGACGCTGTATTATCATCATACGTCGTTTCATGGTGTCCAGAGCTCGCCTCCACGACAATATTTTACATGGGATGGACAACCGCTAGACGAATCTGCATGGAATCAAACCGAAAGGCTTAATGAAGTATGTGGGAGATTGAACAATGTGCGGACAGATGATGAACCTGAGCACGAAGCTGAAGGCTCGGTTGCATCAGGAGACGATGATGATTCTGAGGAAGATGACGAAGAATTTGACCCTGCGCTCGAGGTGGGCACTGCTTCTGatgcctctgaggatttattagacgacGATCTAATCGATTTCACGGAGATcgagcgagcaggttggatccAACAAAGTACAACACGTGACGGAGATCCGACAGCCGAGACCGGTgatctaactaattggttagttcccttgattccagtggacgcctCGGCTTCGCTggttgctcgcgagagtgaccCTTCTAGAGTTGATGATCTGCAGAAGAATTCTTTTTACAACAGCAAAGACGACCTGATCATTGCTGTTGGTTTGTGGAACATGAAGCGAGGCACTGAGACAAAAGTTGTCCGCTCAGATCCGGGACGAGTCTATTTCTCTTGCAAGCACTCTGACAACTGCAATTTCGATCTTCGTGCGTCTAGTCACGAGCGAGGGATGTGGAGAGTGCATAAGTTGAAAGAGCATTCATGCGAAGGGGACTTGCACACAGCTAAAAAAATCAAGGCGCACTCGAAGGTGGTTGCAGCGTTTGTGGCAAACAGAATACGCGATGATggagaggtcattaagccgaaatcCATCATGGCTGAGTTAGTACGTGATTTcggcatcaaaatcaaatatgatgtcgcgctgcgtgcaagaaatctcgGGATGGAGATGATATACGGTCGAGTTGATGATTCGTTCCTCCTGCTCCCAAGATATCTGTATGCCCTGAAGGAAGCGAATCCTGGCACCTTATATGGTTTGGAAGTAGACATAGACTGCCGGTTCAAACATTTGTTTGTTGCTCTTGCGGCTTCCATCTCACCTTTCTACTTTTACCTTCGACCAGTGATTGTGGTTGACGGCACACACCTGAAGGGAAAAAATAGTGGCATTTTGTTTGTCGCCGTGACAAAAGACGGAAACGAGGTAGTTTTTCCCTTGGCGATCGGTGTCGgtccgatcgagaatgatgagtcgTGGAAGTGGTTTATGTCACATCTGAGAG ATCAAGGGTTACGGCCCGGTGTTGCTGAGCTTTTCCGCCAAGCTGCATACGCCTACGAGGAATCAGATTACACGCGTGCAATGTCAGCCATGGCTGCTCTGAAACCAAAGGCGTACGAGAAGTTGTTGCGCGTGGGACCGgagaagtgggcacgatcacaaTGTCCTGTGTCCCGTTACAGTTTCCTTACATCCAATGCCGCCGAGAGTTTTAATGCACGTTTGCTGTGGGCCAGACGTCTTCCAATCTGCTCGATGTTGGAGGTAGTCAGATTAGTTATCGAGCAGTGGTTCAACGACAGGCTTGCGGCCGCACAAGAGAGCGATGAAAATCTGACTCCGGAGGCAAAACAGAAGCTCAGTGCAGAACTTGTAAAAAGTCGTCGTTACACAGCCAAGAGGACCACCGAGAGAAAATACAGGGTTCGTGCTAGTGGTCGCCATTATATGGTTGACCTTCAAAAGCAGAGCTGTGATGCAACGAATTCGACCTGGACCAGATgccgtgttctcatgcgatTGCAGCCATTAC TGAGGCGAACGAGTCAGTGGAGGATTACGTGCACTCTTACTACTGGAACAGTTCACTAG
- the LOC130986133 gene encoding uncharacterized protein LOC130986133, with product MAARLQQLQSKACQATQYVTKHGSAYYKQLMEQNKQYVKEPATVETCSELSKQLFYTRLASIPGRTETFWKEIDYAKNMWKHRQDLKVEDVGIAALFGLECFAWFCAGEIVGRGFTFTGYYP from the exons ATGGCAGCAAGACTACAGCAATTGCAAAGCAAGGCTTGCCAAGCCACTCAATATGTGACCAAGCATGGAAGTGCCTACTATAAGCAGTTAATGGAGCAAAACAAGCAATATGTAAAAGAACCAGCAACCGTGGAAACATGTAGTGAGTTATCCAAGCAGCTGTTCTACACTCGTCTTGCCAG CATTCCCGGTCGCACGGAGACCTTCTGGAAGGAAATTGACTACGCGAAGAATATGTGGAAGCACAGGCAGGATCTGAAGGTTGAGGATGTTGGAATCGCTGCTCTGTTTGGGCTCGAATGCTTTGCATGGTTCTGTGCCGGTGAAATTGTTGGAAGGGGATTCACATTTACCGGCTACTATCCCTGA